From the Priestia koreensis genome, one window contains:
- a CDS encoding DNA polymerase thumb domain-containing protein has product MNNAMDLPKRIIMCIDARSFFATVTCLMNGFDPRLTKLAVVSNKEQQGSVVLSATSLLKKVHGIQTGRRLFEIPQEANIHVMNPSMSTYIRVSNHITSILLRYVAPEDLHTYSIDEAFIDCTASLHLFAKDATQLALIIQRAVFAETGVDVTFGIGPNPLMAKLALDFEGKKALSGIASWDYEDLPQKLWPMRSLKKMWGIGERTEVKLKRLGVYTIGAIAVYPLSSLIQHFGKEKGTMLYEHANGIDFSRISETYRAVQPSIHKSQILPHAYESSEDLKILLLEQIEELCFRLRKQRKCVRTIQLTVAYHHIYSQKGFSKQQTLSFDTNLTLEVYEGFLTLFNRYYKGGPVKKLGTALTQLVDDDERQMHLFCDEEKRENQIKLAHAMDDIRGRFGKNSLLWAVSYMPHATGRSRNEKISGHQS; this is encoded by the coding sequence TTATGTGCATCGATGCACGGAGCTTTTTTGCAACCGTCACGTGTTTGATGAATGGTTTCGATCCTCGTCTGACAAAGTTAGCGGTAGTGTCGAACAAAGAGCAACAGGGATCTGTCGTTTTATCCGCTACTTCGCTGCTGAAAAAAGTTCACGGTATTCAAACGGGAAGGAGATTATTTGAAATTCCACAGGAGGCGAATATTCATGTTATGAATCCCTCGATGTCAACGTACATACGCGTTTCTAATCACATTACCTCGATTTTACTAAGGTACGTAGCTCCTGAAGATTTACATACATATTCAATAGATGAAGCGTTCATTGATTGCACAGCTTCTTTGCATTTATTTGCAAAAGACGCCACTCAATTAGCGTTAATTATTCAGCGAGCGGTGTTCGCTGAGACAGGTGTCGATGTGACCTTTGGAATCGGTCCGAATCCACTTATGGCAAAGCTTGCGTTAGATTTTGAAGGGAAAAAGGCACTCAGTGGTATCGCGTCTTGGGATTATGAGGATCTGCCTCAAAAACTATGGCCGATGCGCTCGCTGAAAAAAATGTGGGGGATTGGAGAGAGGACGGAGGTAAAGCTTAAGCGCCTTGGTGTCTATACAATTGGAGCCATTGCCGTGTACCCGTTGTCATCGCTCATTCAACACTTTGGCAAAGAAAAGGGCACAATGCTTTATGAACATGCAAATGGAATTGATTTTAGTCGAATTAGTGAAACCTATCGAGCTGTTCAACCGTCTATTCATAAAAGCCAAATTCTACCTCATGCTTATGAAAGCTCAGAGGACCTGAAAATTTTATTGCTAGAGCAAATTGAAGAGCTTTGCTTCAGGCTTCGAAAACAGCGGAAATGTGTTCGTACCATTCAGCTCACCGTTGCGTATCACCATATATATTCACAAAAAGGATTTTCCAAGCAACAAACGCTTTCTTTTGATACAAACTTGACGCTTGAAGTTTACGAAGGATTTTTAACGTTGTTTAATCGCTACTATAAGGGAGGGCCTGTTAAAAAGTTAGGGACGGCCTTAACTCAGCTAGTAGACGATGATGAAAGACAAATGCATTTATTTTGTGATGAAGAAAAAAGAGAAAATCAAATCAAGCTCGCGCATGCGATGGATGACATTCGGGGTCGCTTCGGAAAAAATAGTTTATTATGGGCCGTAAGTTATATGCCCCATGCAACAGGCCGATCTCGAAATGAAAAAATAAGCGGTCATCAATCTTAA